Below is a window of Indicator indicator isolate 239-I01 chromosome 9, UM_Iind_1.1, whole genome shotgun sequence DNA.
CTTTCCATAACTGAAATAAACATTATTATTCAACAGGGTCAGTTTCCCTGATCAGTCCTTGTATTTGTGTCTGATTATATGTATCAGACTTCATGTCTTAAACTTGAACCAGGTCTCCAAAGCTAATTCAGATTCTCTGTGTAGACTGTTCTGTTGCAGACTGATGTTTCTGAATGCAAGTAAACTTATCTTACAATTCTGTTGGCAGATCAGATAAGGTGCCTTGTCCTTACGAACAACTTATTCAGATCTTTTCAGTCTAAAAATAAATCTGGAGTTAAAGCTTCTTCTCACTTCTGTTTAATTATGTCTGTATCTGAGATACTGAGCCTTAAGGTCCTTTGCTTCAGTCCTTTGCTTATCACTAAgaaaacacagccctgcaggggcagcaggctggcagagacAGCATCCTCATGTACATTTAAGACATCCAGAGGAAATCAGCTTCTGGCAGGCATTTCCTGTCTCTTACACAAGCTGACAGGATCCCTGAAGCCTGGCCTGTCATTCTGAGGAAGGGAGATTCATGACAGAAAGATAGACTGTTTGTTCAGCCTGCTTTCTTGATAATTGCTTTGTGGTTGCTgcttatttttgctttcagagCTCACTAACCCAAAAATACCCTATggcacaggaaaacagaaaaaacccagcacCCCACACAATCAAACAACAGAAACTTGCTCAGCTTAGCAAAGGAGGGATCCCACTGCCAGTTTTCATAAAACTAAGAATTTTTACTAGTCTTTGACCTTGTCCTTTTTCCTTGTACAGCTGCCCCTCTATGAAAGGTGTTTCCTCTGTAGATGATGCTAGTAATTGTGGAAGAGTTCGGATATTTGTACCAGACTATATCAATATGGTGTCTAACCTCAGAGGTAGTTCACAAGGGTTTGTAGGTGTCTCTGCGTCTTGGCAGAAGTGGGAAGATTTGAAATGTGTGTCTGAGAGCATCCCACCTACATTTCCTGCTGGAAATCAAGGCATTTACCTGAGATTGGTACTGGGAATGACACCAAActgttcttcctttctcccaggTCAAGTTTTCACACGTTTCTTGACATCAATAATTAGCTCTGAATTCCAAGGTGAATGTTCTCTAGTCCATTTTGCCTGACAAACCAACTAATACGTTTCACAGACCCCTTCACAAGGGGTAAACAGGGGACCAGGGCTAGGGGCTAGTTTTCAAAGATACTAtataagagggaaaaaaaaggttactTTTATATCATTACAATTGCTAGAGGTACTAAACAGATCTTGTCCAAGGAAAGTCATTATTATAAAGCAAACACAAGTCTATCTTGAGCTTGTAGGGGCCAGTCTAGTTACTCAGAAGGCATGGAAGAGAAGAGGCATATATCTTGAATTCAGAAgcacaagagaagaaagagcaggGCTAGTTCAAGGAACTActcactgaaagaagaaaaatagaagagCAGACCTTCATGCGTCTTGCTTCCTCCATCTGTTTTCAGCCTGAAGCTATTTAAAATCACAGTTCTAAACATTCAGCAATTACTACTTCAACatcagttccttttttttttttcacttagacCATGAATTAGTCTTTTTTTGTAGGCtaaaggacagaaaaataaacagtttGTGGAGAGGGACTATATTTATAGTACTCACTTACTGGAAGACTTGTATCATAATCTATTATAAAGATCCTCTTAGGTTTGTGTTTGACTTGCCACGTCTTACATGGAGCAgtttcccctctgccctggaaGAGTGACTGTGTGCTTACTACAGTCATTTTAGGAACATGTATTAACCAAACACCCATGTACACGTGGAGCACCTTCTTCCATGCTTTAAAGGGGtttttggcactggtgaggctgctccTCAAAcgctgtgctcagttttgggtccctcactgcaagaaagacattgagttgctggagcaggcccagagagGGGCAAAAAAGGCTGAtgaagagtctagagaacaaaccacagtctggagaagagaaggctgaggggagacctcattgctctccacagctcactgaaaggaggttggagtgaggtgggggaggtctcttctccctaatatcaggtgatagaatgagaggaaatggcctgaactgtgccaggggaggtttagcttggataataggaagaaatttctttcctgaaagaagggtcaggcattggaatagtttcccaggaaggtggtgaagtcaccatccctggaagtgttcaagaaacttgtggacatggcactttaggacatggttgTCTTAGGCTGGcctttggacttgatgagcttagaagtcttttccaaccgaaacaattctatggttctatccTGTGGAAAGGAAACAGGGCATAGCAAAGCACAGACATACACTGAAACAATAACATCCATCAAGACTGCAGCTGCCCAATAAGCTTTCAGACACAGGTGTTACTTCTTGTAAACCAATTAACATATCAGATGGAAGTAGTTCTTCTTAATGAGTCTCTAGCACTGGTTCCCAAAAGCTGTTTACCTTCCCTATGCTGCAGCCTTCTTCTGAAGGGTAAGGTTAGTATTATTTTGTTGCTAAATGTAGTTATTTTGATGCTGTTCTTTGCAGTGTGTTACTGCTTCTTTTATTTGAAAGAATATTTTACAGAAATTATTAAATATCTACTGAAAATGTGGGTTTGGTAATAAAATAGTTTACTGAGGAATCTTTAATCAAAGTTCCttcataaagaggaaaaaaaatagtaaagaCCTCTGAGGTATGATCTGGTGTGTACTGTCAAATTTCTCTTTTAGACAAAGGTTGTATTTGTGTTTGTTAGTGCAATGTTCAGGGCAGTAGTACTGCTTCTGTCTTTGTCTTAGCCTTTATTACAAATGATAAAcaccaattttatttttttccctcctctaaTTTGTTCTCCAATACTTCAGGAGTTATTTTAAGTTTAAACAACTTGCTTCATGGGGCCTTAGATAAGTTCTTTTTATTGTCTGTGATGTGCATCCATTTGTTTCAAGTTCAGGCTTGGGTAGCCCGATGACTAAGAATCCTCAAAATTTCCCTTAGAGAATGTTTTTGGTGAAGGCCAGAAGTGTTTTAGTAGGGTggagtttttttgggggttgttcatttgttgctttttgttggtaggttgtgttttgtttgtttgcctttatttgtttgtgggtgttgaggttttttggtggtgttgggttttgtttggtttggtggttttgttttcggTTTGTACCTTTTGGAACTGTAAGAGACTATAGGAGGATGAGTAGGTAACTGGTATTATCTTATGGTCTTTTATATTTGGTGTTCTGAGATCACTTAGATGTTTAAGAGCAATATTTAGTGCTGTGGCTAACAAGTTATCTCatggccaatggtgtcctgtggcATTAGCAGAGTCTTTGTGTAGAGCTTCAAGTGCCTGGCATTGCAGCAACAGAAGAGCCTGTGCAGTTGACACTCCTATATTGACAAGCAGCACCTCCTTTGCCTGATAAGTTTTTTAAGGACTGTGAGTTAAAACCAGCATGTGCTGTTCCAACACAATATTTTTAGCTGTGGCTCAAGAAAAGCTAATGTTGTATCTGATTTGCGTGCTCTAGCAGGCTACTTGTTGTTTCCCCTGGCTTTGTAAATCCACAGTTGCTGGACATGGGCAGTGGTGTTGGATAGGATGATTCTGAGGATTTAGCAGGACCTATAGGGTAATTGTGCCATTACGTAGAATCGGACTCAGGTTTCATCTGGTAGTCCCCCAGAGACCTCTGAGCTTGCTGTTAGTcacctctctcctcccccttctACCCACAGTTGTAGCTCAGGACTTATTTTGGTTTACCAGAATAGTAGAAATGGGTCTAACCCTTCGCACTGAGGCCTGAAAAGCAAACCCCACTACCAACCCCTCCTTCTTAGTGTTCTTGCATTGATCAGAAGCTACTGCTGACTCAGTGTTAAATGCATCAGGTGGTTTCTGCCATGGTTTTGGGGATGGACTTTTCTGAATGAGCAATATGCTGAAAAACAACTCCCAAACATCAGAATGCTCTATGGAATCTGATATGTCTCTGGGCAGCTATGTTTGGAGAGAAAATAACAAATAACATCACCACCCTCCAGATCCTCCCATTTGTGTGGCTGTATTACCTTTCTGTTGGTTCTAGTGGGCTGAAGCCCAACTCTTCTGCTTTCAGTTGGGATATCTGTCACATGGTACCTTCCAGAGGTGACCAGGATGGAGTCATGGAACATTAGTGCCAGCCTATCAACTTGATAGGCTCTCTTGACAAAAATTAGCTTTTAGATTGAAGTGATCTAATGAAGGAAAGTCTGTGGTGATTAAATGTCTTGTGCTTGCTTTTTCATTTAGTCTGACTGTTAATGGCAATGGCCCAAAGCCACTTCCTGCACCCTGATGAAATAAAGCCACACTGTCAGCTTCTCTCTCCAAAAACAGAGCAGTGCAATACTGAGTAGTTGCAAGGAAGGTTCTAACACCACGGGTGGTTTTGGAAATGAAGAGATACTGACCTTAGATGAAGCTTCAGTGTTAGCCTTTTGATGACcagctgccctggtgaggctgcgtCTGgtatattgtgtccagttttgggcccctcagttcaagaaggaccttagggaactgcttgaaaaagtccagcacagagccacaaaaatgattaagggagtggaacatcttccttgtgaggagagactgagggagctgggagagggggagaCTAAGGGATgaccttattaatgtttataaacatgtaaagggtgagtcctgagaggctggagccaggctcttctcagtgatgcccaatgacaggacaacgggcaatgggtggaagttgaggcataggaagttccatctaaacatgaggaaaactttttccctctgagggtgatgtaacactggaagaggctgcccaggggggttgtggagtcttctgctctggaggtgttaacccacctggatgtgttcctgtgtgatctgctctaagtgatcctgctctggcaggggggctggactggatgatcttttgaggtccgttccagcccctagcatgttgtgattctgtgcagcagctcaggatgtTTTGTGCAGCAGGGaaactttttttccattccatAAATCTGGCTGGTTTGATCCCCTGTTGTACAGGGATGTGGGTTGCAGGACATCCTATTTGCTGTGCACTACACAAGCTTCATGTGCTCTCTCAAAAGACTTTGGTGTCTTAGGAAAACTGGGCAGGCAGGAAGgtgaacagcagcaggatggcCCTGTGGTTAAGGGGATGCCTGGGAAACAGGAGCCTCAGGCACTGTTCTGCAGCTGACACCCTCTGAGGAGTGGGGTAGAAGTGGTGTGTGAATGCATTGGCAAAGTCAGTGGGGTTTGCTAAAGTAGAACTCTCTGCTTCCTCAGAAACTTACGGGTAAGAGAGCTGGGCACTGGAGTGGAAAAAGGGTTTCACCAGCCACCTAGGTGTGAGCGTTGCTGGTGCATGTcctggggtggcagagggctttGCATGGGTGGCctcagctgctgaggagggaTACCTGCGTGCGTTAGCACTCAGTTAGGCACTGGTTGCTGGCATTTCAGTGGGTTTTGCTCACACGTAGGAGGGGAAAGAGATGAGCCCAAACCAGCCTGTGTGGGAAATGCCACTGTTGAGAGCAGTGGATGCTGCTGGGGTgcttttaaaaggaagaaagcacaGAGACTCATGGCTTTGCCTCATacactggtttggtttggaaggtcatctggtccaatactcgctgcagtcagcagggatatctgcaactagatcagattgttAATCcaccctgcagctgagctggcaggCTGTGGAGGTGGTTcaggggcagagaggggtaGTACAGAAGACCAAAACAGATGTGATGAAATCTCCAGGGGGAATTAAAACTCTTAAAGGAGGAGCTCAGAGTGAGGAAGCAAGCTTTGGTTGCCTGAGAACTTGTACTTAAAtacctgggttttttttctttcaataataagattttttttcttttttctgttgctaTACTACTGCTACTCCAGGTGTAAAGGTGCAGGCCTTGTTAATTGCATGGCAAGTGCTTAATTCCTTGTATTTAACAAGCACAGCCACCAGATCTGGACTGAGACATGAAGCATGACAAATACTGGTGATTCCTACACTCATAGGAGAGCAGGGAAAAGCTACAGTTAGGTGTAGAGTGAAACACTTCTGTGTCAGGATTTATACCAGgtaagttattttaaaattgtaTCCTGAGAGAACTGACACgtgagggagagggaaggagcagaaagAGGGGATAAGTGTCTGGGAGTTACAAAGACTTAGAGGAAACAGGAGGAGGTGGGTAAGAAAACTGAGTGACTAGAGCCATGAATATGCAGTTTTCATGCCTTATGATAGACTGGTCACTCTTGAGGCAACAAGCAGGGtattattttcttattaatCTATATACACTTTCTTATAGCTCTCTTAAAATCAGGCTAAAAGATACTGTGAGCAAGGAGTGAGGCAACCTACCACACCATTGTGCTTGGgtgtggtttgttgggtttgttttaatttgagCTAACCAGATGTAATAATCTTAGAGCAGAACAGCTACCAACAAAGGAAACAGCATTTGCAACTCGTTGAGCCTTGTGCTACACCCACTGTACTCAGCAATGCTCTTTACTCTGAGTTTGGCAGCAGGGTGACAGCAGAAGCTTCAGTGAATTTGGGGTATTGCATTCATCGTATCCAGTGTAGGAGTTGTCCCTCAAGAAAAGCATCATCTCttttggtgaagggtctggagaacaagtcctgtgaggagagctgagggaactagggttgtttagtctggaggagaggaggctaaggggacacctcatggctctctacagctccctgaaaggaggttgaagtgaggtgtGGACTGGTCTCTTCCCtctaatatcaggtgataggatgagaggaaatagcctgaaactgtgccaggggaggattggattggatattaggaaaaatttcctcattgcaagagtggtcaggcattgccataggctgcccagggaggtgatggagtcaccatccctggagatgttcaagagatgtgtggatgttgcacttcgggacatggtttagtgaccatggtggtcttaagttgatgactcaatggtcttaaaggtcttttccaaccaaagcaatttgATAATTTTTATAAAACCTAGTGCAATGGGATCCTGATCCTAGAACTAACATCTGTAAGGAATAAGTGGGAAAGGAAGTATAGGTCTTGCGTGTTTTCCTGCAATGATGTTGATAAAAAAGCTGTGTCAATGAGATATGCTGCTTGTGATGTAGAAAAGGTGCTGGTGCTTGTGAACTCAAAACCTAATGGGGAAAACATAAAGTGGATCAGTTTTGATTAAATCTGTTGAATGCTCTAAACTAGAAAAGGATAATGTACTGTTCTAGAGGGCATTTTAGAACTACCTGTTCATGGGTAGCTGGCAATAAAGGGGAGTAAAAGATACTAGGTATTTTCACCCAGATATTCTGCACTGCTTAAATAATTATGAGAAAATCACAACTGTTGAGGTTgtaagagacctttgagatcatcaagtccagccactcAGTTATAGCAATCCCACCATTGCtcctaagccactaccactaacccatgtccctcagcaccacatccacacatcccTTAAACActtcaagggatggtgactccaccacctccctgggcagcctgttccaaggcttgatAACCAtttttgtgaagaaatattttgtaaCATCCaccctgaacctctcctggcagcacttgaggccacttccctTTGTCTTGTCTCTTGTCACGTATAagaacaacccccacctcatcCCAGCCTCTTTTAAGGCAGTTGTAGaaggcaatgaggtctcctctcagcctcatcTTCTGGAGTCTAAGGGTCCTGGAAGCAGGTTTAAACCAATGGTTTGTTTCACCAGCAACACCCATCAAATAAAACGCTACTTGGTCTTAGCCCAAAGGACTGTAGTGTGTATTCTCAGAGCAAAACTGATCAACTGCTCCATCTAGTGTTGGTGGCCCCGTCGAAGGTACGGGCTGGACCTCACTGAAGTAAACTATCCGTTGAACCTTATGCTCATGACAGGATGCTTCCATTAACTGCCAGAAGGCTCTCTAACGAAGTTTGCAGGAAATATTTGAAATCATAGACtggtagggggtggaagggagctctggagatcgagtcccacccccctgccaaagcagtatTACCTAGGacatgtcacacaggaacacatccagatgggtcttgaaagtttctAGATAAGGAGATttcacaacccctctgggcagcctgctccagggctccgtcACCCTTacattaaagaagtttttccttgtgttgaggtggaacttcttgagttccagtttgtatcaGACCCCTGAAATGGGCACTGGATGTTGAGCTGATCCCGAGGTGGCTGCCTTGtcctctgctttcattttcagtATTTGGATTTTGTCCCTTTCCTAGCCTTCCTTTTTGGGCTCCCatgattatagaatcatagaatggtttgggttggaagggaccttaaagatcacctagctccaacctctctgccatgggcaggaacatcttccactagaacaggttcctcaaggccctgtccaacctggccttgaaaacctccagggagggggcatccacaacctccctgggcaacctgttccagtgtcttaccaccctcactgtaaagaatttttcttatctccagtctaaatcttccctcttgaagctcgaagccattgcccctcatctttttacaagcccttgtaaaaagtccttccccagctttcttgtagccccttgcTGGTACAACACACTTCAAgtcaaacacttttttttttcattaaaaaaaagcatttctccCAAAATAAAAAGTGCAAATTTTAAGTACAATCAACATCTTTTGTCAATACAGCAGAATGTTAAAGCTGCAAATATAAAATTACAACTGAATCTTTAGTCTTATTTGGAATTTTACAGAATTAAAgtgcaaataataaataattttaaaaataactttttttttttttacaagcttTCAGCATATTTGCAAACACAACTGATTTTGAATGGCAAAATATTTACAGCTTGGCAGTCTGAGTTATTGATAGAACATTCTTGAGTTGCCAGAATCAGCACTGATTTCTCATCTCTCCAGTTCAGCTTGCAGGATTTCTCCCCATGTGTCAACATCCATTGGATACATACTTTTCTCAGGCAAGCTTTTTTGTGAAGGAATGTTGCTGTATTTCCCACTCAGCCATTCttgcttcactttgcttttCCAGTAGTTTCTTAGTAGTGTGATCTGATAGAGAAACAGACAGCTCAGATCTGGGAAATTAACAATGTTCAGTTGCATTCAATACAAGGAGGTTTTGCATTGGAAGAGTCATGCTAGAAACAGGATTTGAAACATGTCTTTGAGTAAGTAGCTAATAAGCCCAGGAAGGTGCACTGCTGCCAAGAAGCAGACCTTGGTCTACTTCCAACTTTTCTAAGTTGGGTGGATAATCACTTCTTGCCTCAGTTCTTTGTGGGTCAAGATGAAAACCCTAAACAAGAAATTAATCTTCCTCCTTACTTCTTAGAAAAAAAGagtctttcactttctcttcctATTGAGGTTATTTGTGACCTTTAATTCTTGTTAAATGCAGGCTGGCTGGATTTTTGTCTTCAGCCAGCCTTTTAGTGCAAGAAAATGCTGACTTGATGTTTTCCTGCTTCTATGTCAAATCTCCTCTCCAAAATACAGATTGATTACAGAATCAATACAGGGAGCTCTGGAAACTCCTGTgcaacattaataagatctgtACATTCAAAGGGCAACCACCTATGGCTTTGCCTCACAGactcatacaatggtttgggttggaagggacttttaaagatcatctaatccaatccccctgcagtcagcagggacatctgcagctacatCAGGTCATTCAGAGCCCTGtctaacctgaccttgaatgtttccagggatgagccaTCTACTACCCATATGGGTAACTGggctagtgtctcaccacaccaattataaaaaaaattattaattttatcTAGTCTTAACCTAAcctcttttactttaaaatcattaccccttgtcctgttgttcaTTGAAACAACTCCGATGAAAtgttcatgtccttcttggagtgagggccccaaaactgaacccagggcTCAAGTTGTggtgagtacagggggacaatcacctctctaatcctgctggccacactattgctgatccaggccagggtgctgttggccttcttggccacctgcgcacactgctgcctcatcttcagctggctgtcaaacaacactcccaggtctttctgtgctggtttccagccactccgagCCTGGAGTGTTCGTGAGTTTGTTGTGATCCAAgggcagaacccagcacttagccTTATTAAACCTCATCCAGCCGGCCCTGCCCCGtcgatccagcctggccaggtgcAAAGTGTTTAGGCAGCGGCACGGCTGTTGCACTCCCGAGCCACGCTGTGATCACAGCGGTTCCCTCACAAGCCTGGGCCAGCCGCGATGTGCTGTCACGTCTTTACATATTCCTCTCGGGAACCCCAGAAGCCTGGACCTCTGCCGATCCGGTTACCTTCCAGGAGTAGCCGTTCCCGCGGTCGCCGTCGATCTCCCGCTGGCAGACAGCCCTGACGCTGAGGCAGTGGTGCCGCCACAAGCCCTCGTTGCTCTCGATGACGCGGTGCCAGCCCTTGCACGTCACGGACGCGTGACACAGGCTCTCAACGTCCAGGTCGCTGAAAATCCGGGAGCTGACCTCCGGGGGCAGCACAGCCACGAAGTCGGCCGCGGCTCCCATTCCTCCTCGCCCCCTCTCCCGGCCGGCAGCTCGCTCGCTGGCCATCCCCGCGGCCTCGGGCCCTCcgtcgccgccgccgccgccgcctgtCAGGCCGGCCGCGGCCAGGAGCGCCCAGCACCGCCTAGCATCGCCTCTCCACCCACCGCCATCTCGCTGCCCTCCGCCCGCTGCGTCACGCCGCGGCGGGGAGGCTGCAGCGGGGATCTTGGGAGCAAATCTCGCCGCTCGCCGAGCCGGCGCGGCCCTGTGATGTACCGCAAGCGTCATCGGGCGGCGCCGGCAGCCCACGGCGCTCGGTTGAACCTCGGTGCCTGCTCCCGCTGAAGCCTTGTGTCCCACGGCCAGGGCGGTCCCGTCGCTAAGAAGCAGGGTCGTGGGCGCCGGGCGAACGTCTCCCGCCCTTGCCTTTGGCGGGGGCTGGCTGCGGCCTCTCGTTAGGGAAAGGACGGTGCTCCCGAGGGCTGCGCCCCGCCGCCGGACTGCTGCAGCCACCCCGCTTCCTGGCTAAGCAGCTATGGGCTGGGGTTGATCAGCTGCGTTCGGAGGGGCACAGGCCGGAGTCGCGGGTCCGGAGCCTGTGCAGAAACGAAACGTCTGGAGACCTGTTTCGGACGGGAAGGAGGCAGAGGttggcctcctgtgctgctctccaggaggCAGCGGTTGGGCTGGGCGACCTGTGCTCCCTGTAACGCGAAGGGCCGGCAGTGGGGCCGGCAGTGCCCCCCCGGAGCGGGGCTGTGCGGTGAAACGAGCGGTAATTCGACTTGTTATCCCCTAGCCTTTGTGCTTCTGAACTGACTAGTGGGAGAGTGGAGCCGGAAGGAAAGGCAGGTGCAGTTTCAGTGCTGAAAAGTATCCCAGGCATGGCGGCTCTGAAGCGCACCCTTTCAAAACCAGCTCC
It encodes the following:
- the FBXO48 gene encoding F-box only protein 48, which codes for MTLAVHHRAAPARRAARFAPKIPAAASPPRRDAAGGGQRDGGGWRGDARRCWALLAAAGLTGGGGGGDGGPEAAGMASERAAGRERGRGGMGAAADFVAVLPPEVSSRIFSDLDVESLCHASVTCKGWHRVIESNEGLWRHHCLSVRAVCQREIDGDRGNGYSWKITLLRNYWKSKVKQEWLSGKYSNIPSQKSLPEKSMYPMDVDTWGEILQAELER